The Methanosarcina acetivorans C2A genome includes the window TGCCTCTTTTCCCCAACTCACGTTTTTTAATGGATTTCACATCTACTTTTTCAAATGAGACAGAAGGGAAATCTTGAATCCATTTTTCTGCAGCTTTTAATGCATCCTCTTCGCAAAAAAAGTCCTCTCCTTTCAGTTTTTTAAAAGACTTCTCTGCTTTTTCAACCTCTTTTTCAAGCTTCGTCCTGAGAGTTTGCTCTTTCTTCTCTTTCATCTTGTGAGAAAGCAGCAAAACCCACTTTTGTTTGACTCCACCATATTCCACAAAGGTTTGATAAAATGAGTATCTTTCGTCGCTTTTTAGCGTTTTCAGGTTCAGATTTGCAGTTAGCAGTTCCTTTGCCTCGGTAATTGTTGCGGGAACACGACTGATCCAGAATGACTTTCCCATGTTCTTGATATTATTGTCTGTGTAAAAGGAACTATCAGCGACGTAGTAAACTTCGCTTTCAGGTCTTAAAACTGATTTGAGAGACTGGATCGCTTCCAGAATTGTGTTTTTGTCGGAAGAATTTCCTGAATGTGTGTTCATGAAAAGAGGTATCCCATGCTGATTAACAATCAAGCTAAGTACAAATTGTTTGAGGTCCCATCTTCCGTTTTTGGGAATTCCAAAAGTAATGTCAATAGACTCAGTTTCTTCGTCATCATAATCCCCATAAACGCTGACACTTGTAGTGTCAGCGTGTAAACAATGAACAGGAATAGGTAGATGAGTCATGATGTGAAGAGCAATTTCCGTAAACAGTTTTGTAGGGCCATATTTTACGATTCTGTCAAGAGTCTCTCCGATAACGTATTGATTCAGATCCTCTCTTGTTATACCGTCTCCGAAAAGCCTTTCCGTAGAAATGTTTTTAAAAAAATCAGGAAACAGGTACAGACGTTGCCCTACGAAACCAAGACCATTGAGCAACATGGCAAGGATGCAGACTGAGTGAGGGACAGTATGATCCCTTTCTTTGGGAAGTTTTTCATCGATCAGATTGTCAACCTCAAGTTCTCGGAACACTCCAACTATCAGACCAAGGTGACCTAAGAACCTTGTACGTTTTAGGGAGGATTCAACTCTTCTACTGCTGTCTTTTTCTGCCATGGGAAAACCAGGACAAAGATATAAAATTAATAATATTAAGATATTTGTTTACCTGCCGAATCTAGGATAAATGCTCAAACTGTGGTAGTACACACGAAGAAGATTATAGTTTTTGGGAAGATATGAAGACTTTACTTTTTGATACATTCAATGATTTTTTCCAGTTACTCAGATACCATAACGTTTCATATGATGGAATTTCTGATCTAATGGATTTCATATATCCAAGATCAAGAAGCACGATTTTTAGAGCATTCTACAAAGAAATGGAACAGGAAACTATTCCATATTCAGAAAATATACATATGGTGCATTATGACGAACAACATCCAAAAGAAGGAAGATGTCAGAAATACCGTTTAACTTTACTGGATGCAAAAGCTCAAAGAACGATAGCAGATGAACTTTTCAAAGATAAGAGTCCAGAAACCATCAAGAAATTTCTAAAGAAAAATCTTGATGCATCAGAGCCAGTGTTTATCGTTACGGATTTTGATAAGAGATACCCTGATATATTAAAGGAAATTTTTAGGGATAAGTTAGTCCATCAATATTGTTTGATGCATTTAAATAAGCTTATTGTTAATGATTTTCCAAAGAACACAACGATAGAACAGGAACTTTTGAAGTACAGGTTATTAAGTATATTTTATAATTGTCAACGGCGGTTAAGAATTCCCCATTTTCGGCGGATTAAAATTCCCCAATTCTCAATCCTTGAGAAAAGTTCGAGGATTGTGAATCATGCTGAAAAAGGAGGATTTATTCTTGATTCGAGATTTAAGTTCACAAAACT containing:
- a CDS encoding IS1634 family transposase; the protein is MAEKDSSRRVESSLKRTRFLGHLGLIVGVFRELEVDNLIDEKLPKERDHTVPHSVCILAMLLNGLGFVGQRLYLFPDFFKNISTERLFGDGITREDLNQYVIGETLDRIVKYGPTKLFTEIALHIMTHLPIPVHCLHADTTSVSVYGDYDDEETESIDITFGIPKNGRWDLKQFVLSLIVNQHGIPLFMNTHSGNSSDKNTILEAIQSLKSVLRPESEVYYVADSSFYTDNNIKNMGKSFWISRVPATITEAKELLTANLNLKTLKSDERYSFYQTFVEYGGVKQKWVLLLSHKMKEKKEQTLRTKLEKEVEKAEKSFKKLKGEDFFCEEDALKAAEKWIQDFPSVSFEKVDVKSIKKRELGKRGRPSKDEQLKTYCRINGIIKVNDAFVLNEMDKMGLFILASNDINLSPEDMLKYYKGQDNVEKGFRFLKSNTFSISKVYLKNKKRIEAMTMIMVLCLMIYSIAEWKLRTKLEEENETIPDQKGKPTKRPTMRWIFFNFQGITELISQNKGQMKSEILNMEEIHWKILGLMGEKYENIYL